In a genomic window of sulfur-oxidizing endosymbiont of Gigantopelta aegis:
- the aceF gene encoding dihydrolipoyllysine-residue acetyltransferase — translation MSKMIEVFVPDIGDFDDVEVIELLVSEGDTINVEDSLITVESDKATMEIPSSHAGVVAKVKVAVGERVAEGSLVILLDAEGVVTEAAPVEEKSEPAPEPVVEKAVPEKKLAPVSAKKPSPTINIDHENFKKAHASPSVRKFARELGVDLTKVKGTGNSSRVLKENVQDFVKQALKEPASGGTSLGVAPMPDIDFSQWGEVETKKLSKINILTGKFLHRNWVNIPHVTQFDEADITELEAFRKKSNVEYADKGIKVTMLSFMMKAVVAALKEFPRFNSSLDVTGESLIQKNYYHIGIAVATPDGLVVPVIRDVDKKSLGDLAGELREVSMKARDKKLKPSEMQGGCFTISSLGGIGGTSFTPIVNAPEVAILGVSRSKMAPVWNGSDFDARLMCPLALSYDHRVIDGAQGAAFTAYLSKMLADVRYLLM, via the coding sequence ATGAGTAAAATGATAGAAGTATTTGTACCGGATATTGGTGATTTTGATGATGTTGAAGTCATTGAATTGCTCGTATCTGAGGGTGACACGATTAACGTTGAAGACTCGTTAATTACTGTCGAGTCGGACAAGGCCACCATGGAAATTCCCAGCAGTCATGCGGGAGTTGTGGCCAAGGTTAAAGTGGCTGTCGGTGAGCGTGTTGCCGAAGGCTCACTGGTCATCTTATTAGATGCTGAAGGCGTTGTCACAGAAGCGGCCCCGGTTGAAGAAAAGTCTGAGCCAGCGCCTGAGCCGGTGGTAGAAAAAGCAGTACCTGAAAAGAAACTTGCTCCTGTCTCGGCCAAAAAACCTTCACCGACGATTAATATCGATCATGAGAATTTCAAAAAAGCCCATGCCTCACCCTCAGTCAGAAAATTTGCCCGTGAGCTCGGCGTTGATTTAACGAAAGTGAAAGGCACGGGTAATAGTAGTCGTGTCTTGAAAGAAAATGTGCAAGATTTTGTTAAACAAGCGCTAAAAGAACCTGCCAGTGGTGGTACTAGCTTGGGTGTTGCGCCAATGCCTGACATTGATTTCAGTCAATGGGGTGAGGTTGAAACCAAGAAACTATCCAAAATTAATATTCTGACGGGTAAGTTTTTACACCGTAACTGGGTGAACATTCCTCATGTGACCCAATTTGATGAAGCGGATATTACTGAACTGGAAGCTTTTCGTAAGAAGAGTAATGTTGAATATGCCGATAAGGGTATTAAAGTCACCATGCTGTCATTTATGATGAAAGCAGTGGTTGCGGCACTGAAAGAGTTCCCTCGTTTTAATTCTTCGTTGGATGTCACCGGTGAGTCACTGATCCAGAAAAATTATTACCATATCGGCATCGCTGTAGCGACTCCGGACGGTTTGGTGGTGCCGGTGATTCGTGATGTGGATAAGAAGAGCTTAGGCGATTTAGCCGGTGAATTACGCGAAGTATCAATGAAAGCCCGTGATAAGAAACTCAAACCTTCAGAAATGCAGGGTGGTTGTTTCACTATCTCAAGTCTAGGTGGCATTGGTGGTACTAGTTTCACTCCGATTGTGAATGCCCCTGAAGTGGCTATTCTTGGTGTCTCGCGCTCTAAAATGGCTCCGGTCTGGAATGGCAGTGATTTTGATGCCCG